The window CCGTCCTACAGCTAGAGTTCTCTTCAGTCGTGTAGCTGTGATTGCACCCCATAATGGGTTGCCCACTCTAATGTTACGGGTTGCCAATGAGCGGCGTAACCAGATTCTCGAAGCTCAAATCGGGTTAAGTTTACTACGGGATGAAGTCACGACGGAGGGTATTTTCATCCGTCGCTTCTACGACCTCAAACTGCTTCGGAGTCAAACAAGAACCTTTGCTCTGAGTTGGATCGTCATGCATGTGATTGATGAAAATAGCCCTTTGTATGGGATGACACCAGAGTTACTCGAAGAGGCAAAAACGGATATTATTGCCACCCTGACCGGTATTGATGAAACCGTTTCACAAACGGTTCACGCTCGTCACTATTACATAACGGACGAAATTTTGTGGAATATGCATTTTGTGGATATTTTCTCGCACAAACCAGATGGGCGGCGCGTACTCGATTTAACCCGCTTTCATGATGTGACGCCGATTTAGAGCCAGTTTGGCTTAACATCAGTTCATGGGTTGCAGGACTGGGGTGAGGGTGGGTAACCACTCTTGTCGCAACTTAGCGATCGCGTCTTCTTTGTGTTTCGCTTCAATCTCAATCCATGGCGCATGGCGATAGGAAGTCGGCATCACCGTAATCAAGTCGCTATGGTTGCGGTCATTAAATGCCTCGCGTCCGTTGGAGATATGCACCATCTGCCATTCAGGCATCGACCAAGTGCTTCGTGCACTGTGCAGCATCTGGGCAACGCTGGGATGATCGTAACTATCTAAACCTTCATGAATCACATGGTGGTGGGCGTCAAAAACCATAGGCACCCCAGCTTGGCGACAAACAGCTAAAATTTCTTCAGCGCTGTAGGCATATTCGTCGTTTTCCAATGCAAGTCGGGAGCGAATCGCCTCTGGTAAGTTACGGATGACTTGGACTAATGTGGAGGAGCGATCGCTTTTCCCCCCATGAATTTCTATCGTCGCCCAAGGCGATCGCGGTTGCCCTAGCTTATCCATAATCATGGCGTGCATTTGCAGAATTTTGATGCTATTGGCAACGACTTCTGGCTTATCCGAACTGAGAACAACGAACTGATCAGGATGCACGACAATGCGGATACCTGCTGTCAGCGCACGTTGACCCGTTTGCAGAAGTTCTGCATTCAATTCATTGAGAATTTTTTCCCCTAATTCAGTATCAGCGAAGGGAAAAAGACTAGAGGTAATTCGATAAAGTCGGAGTTCATGATTGAGGCAAAAATCGATGGCTTGATTCAAGCTTTGGAGATTTTTAGCATACAAATTCCGCAGAATTTCGGCTTGTTCTGTTTCTGACAACTGTAATAAACGCTTGCGGGTAACCGTGGAATAACGCACCTCTTTGGATACAGTGATACACACTAACCCCAGTTGAGGAATGATGCTCGTCGAACTCATTATTTTCTCTTCATATTCCCTACTATTTTAGGAATAACAAACAATTTCTGGTTAGGACACCCACCGCAAGAGGGAACTCTCCCTCAAAATTAGCAGACATAGATGATTAATTAATGACCCTCACTTAGGAGATACTCTTGTGCGATCGGAATCTCTACGATAAATTCTGTCCCTTCTCCAGGAGCAGAAATACAGCGGATTTGACCCTGATGTTTTTCTACCACAACTTGGTAACAAATCGCTAACCCCAAACCCGTGCCACTGCCGACAGCCTTGGTGGTAAAAAACGGGTCAAAGATTTGCTTTTGCACGTTTTCGCTCATACCAGAACCGTTGTCAGCAATCCGAATCACAACATATTGGGTATATTTATCCTTGTCTTTTGAGAGATTCTCTTTTTCCCTATCTTCCTTCCACTCCCCAGTTCCCACCTCAGTGCTGATGGTAATTCGGCGGGGAGGCGGTTGGTTTTCTAGGGCATCAATGGCGTTTGAAAGCAAATGCATAAACACCTGATTGAGCTGACTCACATAACAGGTTACTTTAGGCAATTGACCATACTCTTTAATCACCTCAATTTCCGGACAACTGACTCTATGGCTATAGCTTTCTGCCCTGAATCGGTACTGCAAAATCTCTAACGTATGGTTGATACCCTCATGAATATCCACGGGTTTTAGATCGGATTTATTCAAGCGGGAGAAGTTTTGCAGCGATAAGACAATCTCTTGAATCCGTTCCGCCCCTACTTGCATCGAATTTATCATTTTTTGCCAATCTTCTTTTAAAAACTGTAAATCTAGCTCAGCAATAATCTCCTGAATTTCAGGTGTTGAATTAGGGTAAGCCTTTTGATAAAGTTCAACCAGTTTACTGAGGTCTTGAAAATATTGACGAGCGATAAACAGATTGCTGTAAATAAAGCCAACTGGGTTGTTAATTTCGTGGGCAACACCTGCCACCATTTGCCCCAGACTTGACATTTTTTCGGATTGAATTAATTGGGATTGGGTGCGTCTTAATTCGCTCAAAGTTAGTTCGAGGGCTTGCGACTTTTCTCGTTCTCGTGCTTCCGATTGTCGCAGAGCGTTCTCCACTTGCTGGCGTTCACAAATTTCCTGTTGCAGGCGTATATTTTGGTCACTCAGTTGCTTAGAAAACCAACGCAAGGTCAACTGATTCTTGACACGGGCCAAAACTTCTTCACATTGGAATGGCTTGGTGATGTAGTCTACACCTCCAACTTCAAAAGCTCTGACTTTATCCCACACATCATCGAGCGCACTGATAAAAATTACCGGAATTTGCGAAGTTCTTGGGTCGGCTTTCAGCTTTTCACAAACCTCATAACCATTCATTTGGGGCATATTAATATCGAGTAAAATCAGGTCGGGCGAAGCTACCGAAACCACTCTCAAGGCTAGCGGCCCACTCATAACTTTCCGCACTTTATACCCTTGTTCACTCAACATGGTAGAAAGAAGGCGCAGGTTGTCGGGTGTATCGTCAACAACAAGGAGGTCTGCCAAAGGAACTAATGCCGAGTTGCTATTCATGGCTTAGTGGGTTCGGTCAAATTGATGATTTGTTCGAGCATAAAGTTATCGACCAAGGCTCTCAATGCTCGACGCAAAGAGTCATATTCTAAAGGTATTTGCTCAATGAGCTGTTTCATCAATTCGTCATCCGCGTAGAGTGCAGCTTGATGGAGCTCGGTGACCCAAGATACAGGCATGACCGTTAAAGCCTTAGGTGCCATCGGCTGAAGTGGAGTTGGTGACTGGCATAAGTTGGGTGTTCCCTGCTGTTCATAGACGTAGCGCACTCCCAAGTGATGAGCAATCTTTTCTAAAAGTACCTCTCGCTGAAAAGGTTTAGGTAAAAAGTCGTCACACCCAGCTTTTAAGATGGCTTCTTGCTGCTCTTCAAAAGCATTAGCCGTTAGAGCAATAATGACTGTTTTTTGGCCTTTGGGGGTTTGTTTAATGTGTTGGGTTGCCTCATACCCGTCCATGATTGGCATGATTACATCCATCCAAATCAGATGGGGTGACCAACTCTCCCACAAGGCAACCCCTTCCTGTCCATTGGTTGCCGTGCGGACTTCAAACCCTAAGGGTTCAAGTATCTTAACCAGCAGTTTGCGATTGACAGCACCATCCTCAACAATCAAGAGGCGATAGGACGGTTGGTTTGGCTCTAAACCCATCACCTGCCGTTTACCGGATACGGGTTTTTCATCCGCCGTTGTGGCTAAGCCAATCTGGATATCAAATCTAAAAATGGCTCCTTGACCGGGGGTACTAATAACCGTTATTTCTCCCCCCATCAGGCGCACAAATTGTTGGCTAATCGGTAGACCTAATCCCGTACCTTCCATAGACTGGCGACCGGTTGCGCTTTGCACGAAGGGATCAAATAAGCTACTGAGTTCTTCAAGGGAAATTCCAGGGCCGGTGTCTTCAACGGCAAACCACAGGCGGGTATGGGGGAGAGGGCATTGTGAGAGAGGAAACATCCCTGCCTGGTTTCCTGTTGATCCCATGCCTACACGCAGTGTGACACGACCCGCGTGAGTAAATTTAATCGCGTTTCCCAAGAGGTTAATCAAGGTTTGACGTAATTTACTGTCATCGGTTTGGATGTATCGGGGGACATCGGAGGCTCGTTCAAAGATGAGTTTCAGACCTTTTGATGTTGCTTTGAATCCTAGCATTTCTTCTAAAGAGTCAAGCAGGCGATACAAGTCAAAGCAATTTTGATTCAACGTGACTTGACCGGCCTCGATTTGGGACATTGACAAAATGTCATTGATTAGCTCTAGTAAATGCTCTCCACTGCGATTAATAATTCCCAAGTATTCTTTATGTTCTGGGGTCATTGACTCGTCACGAGCCATCACCTGAGTAAAACCAAGGATAGCGTTGAGGGGAGTACGCAGTTCATGACTCATTTTGGAGAGAAAGTGGCTTTTGGCACGGTTGGCAGATTCTGCCTCAAGTTTAGCTTTCTCTAAAGCATGATTTTGCAGCGCTAGTTCTTGACGCTGTTGTTTTTCCTGTTCTAAAAGATTCGCTTGGGCGATAGCAATTCCTAGTTGTGCGGCTACCGATTCAATGAAATTAATTTCTTCTGAAGTCCAATGGCGGAAGGAATCATACTGATGCAAACCAATCGCCCCATTGGGTTTTCCTTGATAAGAAGTCCGAACGGCTAGCATGGATTTGAGACTTAATTTCTGGCATAGGGGTAAAGCGCCTTTTAACAGTGGCTCGGTGTAGATATTATCAGAGGCAATAGCTTGGTCTTGGGCTAACATCGCTTGTACATGGGGATTGCCAATCACTGGAATTTCTAGATTCAGCAGCGAAACTAATCCGGGTGGCTTGTACTCTGCTACTAAAGGAATCAGGGGAGTTGGGTACTCGATGTAAGTATGAATTAGGCAACGATTCACGCCAAAGGCTTCACCAATTTGGATGGCAGCCGTCTGAAACACTTGCTTAGAATTCAAGCTAGAGCGGATTTCTTGAGTAATTCTTTCTTGCAACAACACTCGTTGGATATGCCGTTCTAGAGTGGTTTTAGCGGCCTGAAGTTCCAGTTCTGTGGCTTTGCGATCGCTCACATCAATCACTAAACCATGCCAAAGTATCTCTCCATCACCACACCGTTCGGGTTGAGCCGCGCCTCGAATCCATTTGAGCCTTCCAGAGGGTGTAATGATTCGCCCTTCCCATACCCAAGGTTCTAAGGTTTGGGCGCTGGTTTCAATCGATTCAAAGAGGCTGGCTACGTCATCTGGATGAGTGAGTTCAAAGCCTAGTGCAGGATTCTCTAAAATCTGCTTTGGCTCCAATTCATTAATGTGTCTGCAACCGGAACTTACATAAGTAAAACGATAGGAACCATCTGGATAACGCAGAAATTCATAGAGCATTCCGGGTACATTGGCGGCTAAGTTTTGGATACGAGCTTCACTTTGCTGCAAGGCGATTTCAATGGCTTTGCGATCGCTAATATCCGCCGCCGTACCGAGAATCTGCGTCGGCTTCCCGTCAGTGTTTCTGGCAAATACCGTCTCTCGTGCCAACAGCCAACGCCAGTCACCGTGCTTGTATCTCATCCGATACTCAAACTCTAAAATTTCGCCATCTTTAGCAGACTCAAATCGTTGAAAATGTTCCGGAATTTCCACGAAATCCTCCGGATGCATCAGGGTTTGCAAGAGTGCCGTTCCCATCTGCTGCACTTGTTCAGGGGTATAGCCCAGAATCGTGTAAACTTCTCGATTAATAAAAAAGTTGCGCTGTTCGATTAGGTCATAAACATAGACAATATTGGGATTTGCGTCCGTGATGGCAGAGAGCCAATGTTGACTTTCTTGCAGTTTGGCTTCGACTTGCTTGCGTTGGGTGATGTCGCTTAGGGAACCAATGCACTCCAAGGGATTTCCCTCCTCGTCGCGCACTAATTTGATCACATCCAACAACCAACGGTAAGTGCCATCTTTGTGTAAAAAGCGGTATTCGGCAGAGTGCTGTCCCCGTTCAAATAGCTGTGGGAGTTCGGCAAAAACGCCTTCTCTGTCGTCTGGATGAATATGCGTCACCCAAAAACTGGCATCCTCTAAAAATTCCTGGGCTTCGTAACCCAGAACCAGATTAACATTCTCACTGACAAAGGTAGAACTGTAGTCGTCAGGCTTGCAGCTATAAATAATTGCTGGGCTAGAAGAGAGTAAATATTCTAGACGTTTTTGAGCGATCAACAAAGCATCAGCCGCCTGCTTTTGCTCGGTAATATCCCGAAAGGTTACCGCGAAGCCATCACCCAACTTAACCGCAACATGGACAAACCAAGCCTTGATGCCGTCATAGTCATAATAGAATTCCTGCTCTTGGGGTATACCGGTTTCAACGACACTGACATACCGCTCAAATAAGCCTGCCTCACAATTTCCCGGTAGTTCCACGAGTAGTTGCTTTCCTAGCAAATCCTGAGGGGTTCGCCCCGTCATTTTTTCGGTAACCGGATTGGCCAAAATCCACTTAAAATCGACAATTTCCCCTCTACTATCCCGCATCGCCTCAAATACCATCACCCCATCCTGGGATGTATTTAAAATACCCGTGAGTAAAGATTGGGATTGTTGAAGTTTTTGATTTTGTAATTCAAGTTGCACAGAGAGTCTGCGGATTTTCAGTTGATTCTCAATCCGGGCTAACACTTCTTCTTGCTGGAAGGGTTTTGTAATATAATCAACCGCACCAACTTTTAATCCTTTAATCTTATCCAGGGACTCAGACAGAGCAGTCATAAAAATCACTGGAATATCTTGGGTTTCGGCCGTTGCTTTCAGACGCCGACAAGTTTCAAACCCATCGAGTCCAGGTAACATTACATCTAACAAGATTAAGTCTGGTGCTACCTTTTTTAGCTTGGTAATAGCACTTTCCCCACTCTGTGCCACCAGAACTTTAAAGCCAGACTCTTGCAAGAAGCTAAACAGCATCTTGAGATTCGTCGGTTGGTCATCAACAATCAAGATGGTGCTGGGATTGGCAGTTAACATTGTTATGATTTAGAAATATATTGTTCAACACGACGCCTAAGCAGTTCTGGATTTTCGGTAATCGGTAATCGGTAAATCCCTAATAATGACCTATTACCAATCACCAATGTTGACAAAAAAGGGTAGCGTACATCTACGCTACCCTGAGAGTTATTGCAATGACAAAATTAAGAACTAAGCTAAACCAGGAACCCTACTTTTAAGTCCCTCTCACGCCTCCTTAGGCAATGGCAGCGATCTTAACGTCGTTATTGGCTAAAAGTTCTTGCAGTTCATCGGAATCTACTGTTTCTTTCTCAATCAACATTCCGGCTAATTTGTCAAGAATATGCTTGTTGCCGAGTAAGACATTCTTAGCGCGTTCGTAGGCTTCATCCACCAGCCTACGCACTTCTTCATCAATGGTCGCCGCTGTTGTATCCGAGAAATCTCGGTCTGAGGCAATCTCCCGACCTAAGAACATATTGCCATTCTGGCGTCCTAGAGCAACAGGGCCTAAGCGATCGCTCATGCCAAAGCGAGTCACCATTTGCCGTGCGACGCGAGTCACTTGTTGCAAGTCGTTGGAAGCACCGGTGGTGACTTCTTCTTCACCGAAGATAATCTCTTCAGCCAGACGACCGCCCAAAGCCACTGCCATTTGATTTTGCAGGTAAGAACGGGAGTATAAACCCGTATCCATCCGGTCTTCACTGGGTGTGAACCAAGTCAAACCACCAGCACGACCGCGAGGGATAATGCTAATCTTCTGCACGGGGTCATAATCCGGCATCAAGGCACCCACCAACGCGTGACCGGCTTCGTGATAGGCAACCAGCGTCTTGCGCTTCTCGCTCATCACGCGGTCTTTCTTCTCTGGTCCTGCCAACACGCGATCAATCGCATCGTTCACCTCATCCATAGAGATTTCCGTGAGGTTGCGACGTGCTGCCAAAATTGCCGCTTCATTCAACAGGTTGGATAAATCTGCACCGGTGAACCCAGGAGTCCGACGGGCAATTTTCTCCAAGTCCACATCCTTCGCCAGTGTCTTACCACGAGCATGAACTCTGAGAATTTCCAAACGTCCCGCATAATCCGGACGATCAACAACCACCTGACGGTCAAATCGACCGGGACGCAATAAAGCGGCATCCAAAACATCTGGGCGGTTGGTCGCAGCAATAATAATGATGCCTGTATTGCCCTCAAAACCATCCATCTCGGTCAGCAACTGGTTGAGGGTTTGCTCCCGTTCATCGTTACCGCCGCCTAAACCCGCTCCCCGTTGACGCCCTACGGCATCAATTTCATCGATGAACACGATACAAGGCGCATTGGTCTTCGCTTGCTCGAACAAGTCACGCACGCGAGAGGCACCGACGCCCACGAACATCTCAACGAACTCGGAACCAGAGATGGAGAAGAAGGGCACGCCCGCTTCACCGGCAACGGCACGAGCGAGGAGGGTTTTACCCGTTCCCGGAGGGCCAACCAACAGCACGCCTTTAGGAATTTTGGCTCCCACCGCCGTGAAGCGATCGGCATTTTTCAGGAAGTCTACAACTTCATTGAGTTCCAGCTTGGCTTGGTCAATCCCTGCGACATCGCCAAAAGTCACCTGAGTTTGAGGCTCCATTTGCACTCTCGCTCTGGATTTGCCAAAGTTCATCGCCTGAGAACCGGGGCCATTCTGAGCGCGGCGCAGCAAGAAAAACAATCCAACCAGCAGAAGCACTGGGAAGAATAGGCTGCTTAATGCTCTAAACCAAAAGCTTTCATCACTCTGGGGCAGAACCGAAATATCATCAACTTTTTCAGCGAGGATGCTAATGAGCTGAGGGTCATTGGGCAAGTTGACCAAGACTTGTTTGCCGTCTTGAGCGGTGACGAGTGCTCTGGTGCGATCGGCGCTGAGTTTAACGGTCTCAATTTTGCCGTCTTGAACTTCCTGTATCAGCCGACTATA of the Allocoleopsis franciscana PCC 7113 genome contains:
- a CDS encoding ion channel produces the protein MDKKPRPLRPALSGQSLLPTRRENRKKRFDIVSNRRFDVKRIGVSHSHWRDPYHLLLTLDWPQFFLLTVVSYLATNTLFALLYLAGGDCIKNARPGSFLDAFFFSVQTMATIGYGAMYPSTDYANLLVTLEALIGLLGVAMTTGLMFARFSRPTARVLFSRVAVIAPHNGLPTLMLRVANERRNQILEAQIGLSLLRDEVTTEGIFIRRFYDLKLLRSQTRTFALSWIVMHVIDENSPLYGMTPELLEEAKTDIIATLTGIDETVSQTVHARHYYITDEILWNMHFVDIFSHKPDGRRVLDLTRFHDVTPI
- the uvsE gene encoding UV DNA damage repair endonuclease UvsE; this encodes MSSTSIIPQLGLVCITVSKEVRYSTVTRKRLLQLSETEQAEILRNLYAKNLQSLNQAIDFCLNHELRLYRITSSLFPFADTELGEKILNELNAELLQTGQRALTAGIRIVVHPDQFVVLSSDKPEVVANSIKILQMHAMIMDKLGQPRSPWATIEIHGGKSDRSSTLVQVIRNLPEAIRSRLALENDEYAYSAEEILAVCRQAGVPMVFDAHHHVIHEGLDSYDHPSVAQMLHSARSTWSMPEWQMVHISNGREAFNDRNHSDLITVMPTSYRHAPWIEIEAKHKEDAIAKLRQEWLPTLTPVLQPMN
- a CDS encoding hybrid sensor histidine kinase/response regulator codes for the protein MNSNSALVPLADLLVVDDTPDNLRLLSTMLSEQGYKVRKVMSGPLALRVVSVASPDLILLDINMPQMNGYEVCEKLKADPRTSQIPVIFISALDDVWDKVRAFEVGGVDYITKPFQCEEVLARVKNQLTLRWFSKQLSDQNIRLQQEICERQQVENALRQSEAREREKSQALELTLSELRRTQSQLIQSEKMSSLGQMVAGVAHEINNPVGFIYSNLFIARQYFQDLSKLVELYQKAYPNSTPEIQEIIAELDLQFLKEDWQKMINSMQVGAERIQEIVLSLQNFSRLNKSDLKPVDIHEGINHTLEILQYRFRAESYSHRVSCPEIEVIKEYGQLPKVTCYVSQLNQVFMHLLSNAIDALENQPPPRRITISTEVGTGEWKEDREKENLSKDKDKYTQYVVIRIADNGSGMSENVQKQIFDPFFTTKAVGSGTGLGLAICYQVVVEKHQGQIRCISAPGEGTEFIVEIPIAQEYLLSEGH
- a CDS encoding response regulator — encoded protein: MLTANPSTILIVDDQPTNLKMLFSFLQESGFKVLVAQSGESAITKLKKVAPDLILLDVMLPGLDGFETCRRLKATAETQDIPVIFMTALSESLDKIKGLKVGAVDYITKPFQQEEVLARIENQLKIRRLSVQLELQNQKLQQSQSLLTGILNTSQDGVMVFEAMRDSRGEIVDFKWILANPVTEKMTGRTPQDLLGKQLLVELPGNCEAGLFERYVSVVETGIPQEQEFYYDYDGIKAWFVHVAVKLGDGFAVTFRDITEQKQAADALLIAQKRLEYLLSSSPAIIYSCKPDDYSSTFVSENVNLVLGYEAQEFLEDASFWVTHIHPDDREGVFAELPQLFERGQHSAEYRFLHKDGTYRWLLDVIKLVRDEEGNPLECIGSLSDITQRKQVEAKLQESQHWLSAITDANPNIVYVYDLIEQRNFFINREVYTILGYTPEQVQQMGTALLQTLMHPEDFVEIPEHFQRFESAKDGEILEFEYRMRYKHGDWRWLLARETVFARNTDGKPTQILGTAADISDRKAIEIALQQSEARIQNLAANVPGMLYEFLRYPDGSYRFTYVSSGCRHINELEPKQILENPALGFELTHPDDVASLFESIETSAQTLEPWVWEGRIITPSGRLKWIRGAAQPERCGDGEILWHGLVIDVSDRKATELELQAAKTTLERHIQRVLLQERITQEIRSSLNSKQVFQTAAIQIGEAFGVNRCLIHTYIEYPTPLIPLVAEYKPPGLVSLLNLEIPVIGNPHVQAMLAQDQAIASDNIYTEPLLKGALPLCQKLSLKSMLAVRTSYQGKPNGAIGLHQYDSFRHWTSEEINFIESVAAQLGIAIAQANLLEQEKQQRQELALQNHALEKAKLEAESANRAKSHFLSKMSHELRTPLNAILGFTQVMARDESMTPEHKEYLGIINRSGEHLLELINDILSMSQIEAGQVTLNQNCFDLYRLLDSLEEMLGFKATSKGLKLIFERASDVPRYIQTDDSKLRQTLINLLGNAIKFTHAGRVTLRVGMGSTGNQAGMFPLSQCPLPHTRLWFAVEDTGPGISLEELSSLFDPFVQSATGRQSMEGTGLGLPISQQFVRLMGGEITVISTPGQGAIFRFDIQIGLATTADEKPVSGKRQVMGLEPNQPSYRLLIVEDGAVNRKLLVKILEPLGFEVRTATNGQEGVALWESWSPHLIWMDVIMPIMDGYEATQHIKQTPKGQKTVIIALTANAFEEQQEAILKAGCDDFLPKPFQREVLLEKIAHHLGVRYVYEQQGTPNLCQSPTPLQPMAPKALTVMPVSWVTELHQAALYADDELMKQLIEQIPLEYDSLRRALRALVDNFMLEQIINLTEPTKP
- the ftsH3 gene encoding ATP-dependent zinc metalloprotease FtsH3, encoding MNKKWRNAGLYALLAIVVIALGTAFLEKPSQSRETWKYSRLIQEVQDGKIETVKLSADRTRALVTAQDGKQVLVNLPNDPQLISILAEKVDDISVLPQSDESFWFRALSSLFFPVLLLVGLFFLLRRAQNGPGSQAMNFGKSRARVQMEPQTQVTFGDVAGIDQAKLELNEVVDFLKNADRFTAVGAKIPKGVLLVGPPGTGKTLLARAVAGEAGVPFFSISGSEFVEMFVGVGASRVRDLFEQAKTNAPCIVFIDEIDAVGRQRGAGLGGGNDEREQTLNQLLTEMDGFEGNTGIIIIAATNRPDVLDAALLRPGRFDRQVVVDRPDYAGRLEILRVHARGKTLAKDVDLEKIARRTPGFTGADLSNLLNEAAILAARRNLTEISMDEVNDAIDRVLAGPEKKDRVMSEKRKTLVAYHEAGHALVGALMPDYDPVQKISIIPRGRAGGLTWFTPSEDRMDTGLYSRSYLQNQMAVALGGRLAEEIIFGEEEVTTGASNDLQQVTRVARQMVTRFGMSDRLGPVALGRQNGNMFLGREIASDRDFSDTTAATIDEEVRRLVDEAYERAKNVLLGNKHILDKLAGMLIEKETVDSDELQELLANNDVKIAAIA